Proteins from a genomic interval of Coccinella septempunctata chromosome 2, icCocSept1.1, whole genome shotgun sequence:
- the LOC123306845 gene encoding copper chaperone for superoxide dismutase-like: MTSTTTEFAVNMTCKKCARAVEESLSSPHINIVDINVAKSSVIVESTLSTTELLQKLETSGRKVVVKGLGGTTAGVAVLEAGEQKVKGVVRFVQLPNSCIVDGTVDGLEPGKYQLSVHENGDISRGCESCGDTFNPVGKFMGLEGKQYGDLGVIEAGSNGRSTFRLENKIVHLPELIGRSLIISKPYTNGEKRIICGIIARSAGLFQNPKTICACSGASMWDEKNVPMKPSL, from the exons ATGACTTCCACTACTACGGAATTCGCAGTGAATATGACTTGCAAAAAATGTGCTAGAGCAGTCGAGGAAAGCCTGAGTTCACCACATATAAATATTGTTGATATCAATGTGGCTAAAAGTTCTGTCATAGTTGAGAGCACTTTGTCCACAACAGAACTATTACAAAAATTGGAAACGTCTGGTAGAAAAGTGGTTGTTAAAGGTTTAGGTGGAACAACTGCTGGCGTTGCTGTATTAGAAGCAGGTGAACAAAAAGTCAAGGGTGTTGTGAGATTTGTACAACTTCCAAACTCTTGTATTGTCGATGGAACAGTGGATGGTTTGGAACCAGGAAAATATCAACTGAGTGTACATGAAAATGGGGATATTTCTCGAG GATGTGAAAGCTGTGGTGATACTTTCAATCCAGTTGGAAAATTTATGGGCCTTGAAGGCAAGCAGTATGGTGACTTGGGTGTTATTGAGGCAGGATCAAATGGAAGATCAACATTCCGTTTGGAAAATAAGATTGTGCATTTACCCGAATTAATTGGCCGTTCACTGATAATATCTAAACCGTATACAAATGgtgaaaaaagaattatatgTGGTATTATTGCAAGATCAGCGGGCTTATTTCAGAATCCAAAAACAATTTGTGCCTGTAGTGGAGCCTCTATGTGGGATGAAAAGAATGTGCCTATGAAACCATCACTTTGA